The stretch of DNA TGAGTGGGGCCAAAACTTTAGGCTTCCTGCTCATTTGGGTGTTTATTCAGATACTGACTGGCAGGCTGGAAGAATTCATCGGTTAAGGGCCACAGCAAGCTGGAGATGCATAGCTATTAGGTCTGTATATGCCCCATTATGATCCCAACGTGggtctaggccagtgatccccagtggctcgtgagcaatgtGCAGACTCCTGTAGGATGCCAGCCCACagtgggctaccaaataaccaattacagtcATTACTGGTCACCCcctaagaacttttttcatgcttgatttgttccccaacctttttatatttaaatgttgcttatgggttgaggacccctggtctagagtcTGAAACAATTGAAtctgtctaaaggtgcccatacaccttaagatccacatcgccaagcgagcggatcttcccccgatatcccccacctacgggtgggcaatatcgggagaatccaggttaattgggtcctttggccctggggccaaacgatcgaattataatgacgggcataggtaaagttggtccggggacagcatcaacgagccgatgcggtccctgatccgactacattttctaacctgccggGCGAGATCTGgcggatttcaggccagatattaaTCAGGTAGGCCCgtcagtagtccccatacatgggtcgattagctgccgaatcggtctaagggactgatatcggcagctagaatcggcccgtgtatggggaccttaatttgGCCAGACGTTGAAAATAAATCCACTAATTAGGGCAGGTTGGCAGTTGACTTTATCTTCCCACATAAGGCCAGTTAGCATGGGATTTGGATGAAAGCCTATTTGCTATCCTGGATATTCCTGGAGCAGGGAGTAGTGGTAGAAATAATGGGGACTTGAATATAAACTTTTGATCTCTTATATCATTGTAGGTCGGTAGGAACACCCTTTAAAATGAGATCATGGTGGGTAGAACTATCTCAGGTCCCATATGCAAGTACAAGCCCAAGCAACGTTTCCAACATAACTTGCCCCTGAATGAAAGGACGACAGTAGGCGGAACTGATTTACTAACACACCACATATTGGTTTTTATTTAACGTTCATGTTTTGTCATTACGACTTACATTATATTTGGGTTCACAAAAATAAACCCAAAGAGGTtgtataaaatgtaaacataCAATTACGCAGTAACTTTCATTCTAATAAAATTAATAGCACAAAGAAAGTTATGACTCTAGAACAGGAAGGCCATAACAATGCGAGCTCACACTGCTGAAATAGAtactgagaaaaaaaacagcatGGTGCAGAGTGTTGTAGGAACGAgcggggtgggggtggggggttatttTGGAAATAAATAGGAGCCAGTAAGTTTCACTACAAGTCTATAGGGCAAATGTAATACAAGACCCAATGTTTGCACCAGttctagtaacccctagcaaccaaaataGCATTGACAGACAACCTCTTTGAAAcgtctgactggttgctataccTATTGCAAACCTTGCCTTTATTACAATACTCAGAAATGCTAGTGATCTTTTGTGTCTCATCTAAAAATAAAGTAAGAGCTACACTGTATATTATTGTCCTTTGTACTACTATTATTTCTTAAAGGGGCCTCTGATGCCAGGGTTTAGGGCACCATTCCTGTCCTACCCCAGAGCCAGTACTACTATACTATACCAACAATATTTTAATGCTTGGCCAAATCTATCAGtgtatacttgccctttaatatgaATGTACCAGACAACGCAAGCTGTGCAAAAGCCTTTCCTGTACAGGAGGGGAACTGGATTCCATGGATACCCCGTGACCTCTACAAACCCAAACTGTAGTGTTACATTTCCAGTACAATCCTTATAGGTGACCAAAATGGCTGATTTGCACAGATTTATTACCGTGTTGCACTTATTCAAAGTAACAAATCAGAACTTAGCTTATATTTTCTCACACAATAGACTGACCAAAACAAATTGCTTATAGGTTGGCAAGGGCATTGCTACAATTTACCACCCATGCAAATAAAAGCATTTGCAATTTGGGGGGGTTTGATAGTTACAGGGCCtcgtaaaggcccccatacatgggccggtagtagctgccgatattggacccattcggcagcttatcggcccgtgtatgggcagaaacgagagGCCTGGcagacagatatctggcctgaaattgaaatctaggttagaaaattcagtcggatcggggactgcatcggctcgttaatgcggtccctaaaccaactgccccattgccgccaatataattcgattgtttggccccagggccaaacgatcaaattattttttttttacctacacgctccccgatatcgcccacccataggtggggatttggggtgaagatccgctcgcttgccgatctcgccaagtgagcggttcttcacgtgtatggggacctttacccatagcatccaatcagatgtCTGCTCTCCTTAGTCTAACTGCATAAGGCCAGAAACAACAAAATCACAGGCTGGGTTATTTGAGAAAAGCAAGACTACACCCCTGCCTTTTTTATTCTAGTGGCACTTTCTTAAAATCTATGTGGGTTttcaaggaatactgtcatgggaaaacatgttttttcaaaacccatcagttaaagCTTCTCCAGTAGATTCCTGCAttcaaatctgtttttcaaaaacacaaaaagatttttttattttttttacatttaatttagaaattttacatggggctagtcatattcttcatttcccagggtgccacagtcatgtgacctgtgctctaatatatttcagtcacactttactgctgagctgtaagttggagtgatatcacccccctcccaacagccaatcaacagatcaatgggaagggagcaagatagcagctcccagtagatatcagaatagcactcaatagtaagaaattcaagtccggcttgggactcctccagttacatgggagtaggggaacaataggtcacctgaaagcagttctaatgtgtagcgctggctccttctgaaagctcagactcaggcacaatgcactgagatggcgcctacacaccgatattacagctaaaaaaatacatttcttggttcaagcataaatgtttaaatgatagagtgaattgtttgctatgtaaacatgtaatttagaaataaaacaaaaaaataccatgaaattcatgacagtatccctttaagaacatTTAGTCTGGCAGAATGTGGAATGAGCCCTGGTGAATGCCTTTTGCCAAATACACCTAAAATAGGATGTGCCATTagttgcacacacacatatatatatatatatatatatatatatatatatatatatacacatttagtGCAATCTCTTCAGTTTAAAGGGACAGCACACATTCATATACAAAAGCAAATAGAACTTAAGCTCAAAATACATTctgctcatttaaaaaaaatattaatataaagcaGAACTGGAGCATAGTTTTACTAGCTGAGTTTATTTAACTACACCTATGGAGTTTTACATAAACTGCCCCTTTTCTTAaccttttgttgtgactgttttgggtTACAGGTATCTACCTAACAAGATATTAAATCCAAGTTAAATTCAAACAACAGGCAGACAGTATGTTGAGCCAAAGCCCTATTCACTGATGTTGAACAAGGGGGAGTATACCGTCCCTTTAAGACTGGGCTACCTTCTTATCTTTGTGGCAGGTTTGTGCTGCTGctgaaattgtaaaatataaaacaccAAAAGAATTATGAATCattgaaaaagaatgtttaaAATGCTATCATCTTTCCATAGGAACAAGTAATGTCCATCGTAATCACCCAGTCTGTGCCCAAGTTGTTGCAGTGCAGCGCCCACCTTTCTGAGTGGCAATTTTAGTTGAGAAACAGGTTGGGCGTTAGTGGAGTGCATGATGGGGGAGGGTTGATAGTGACAGTAGTGCCAACATGCCATAGTGCAATATTTTAGGGGCTCCCCTTATTCTTTTTCACTACTAGGTGTGTGTGTGGGAATGTTGTGGGTTTAGCCAGACAGTGTGGCCCCCAAAAAGccaaatattatttatacagtaacaGTAAGGTGGGTGGAGATATTGGTGGAGAAATTCTAACACTATTGGCCCTGATATTTGTATGGGTGTACATTAAACCCACCAATCAATTGTGCGTGTGGGGAGATGTAGGGGTGTGGCTTatgggggagagagagaccaAGAGACCTTGTGGATTTGCCTCTTTATTTATAAGCTGCACTCTATACATTCAGCTTGTTTCATGGTCCCACATTGTGCCCGCTCCTCCTATGTATCTGTAATATCTTCTCCTGGGAATATGCTGGGATTGGCTGGGAAATGGGAACACTTCCATACCAATagaatgggggggagggggggcagatcAGTTAACAAGCcctattttttttgctttgtagcCGCCTAGAATAAAGCACTGGGGAGGGACACTCTAGTCTCTTGGGCCCATACACATGACACAAAGGCACAGTCTCATTACCAGAACATTCCTATTAAGGCAGTAGTTCAGACTCTTAATTGGGAACTAAAGGttcttccttttatttaaaaGATGAATAAGGAATGATTTAAAGCTCTATGGGACATCCCTGGGATAGTGGTACAACCCTTAGAAATCATGCTTTGCAACTTTGGATAAGAAGCTTTCCTTATGAACGCAAACCCACACACTTCCCGTTATAATGGTCTAAGTAGTACGTCTCACCCATTGGAACAAATGCATGAAGTTACCAATATAGgatgtattaaaaacacttaaaGGGAATTCAGTTTGAAAGAAGTTCAGGCAATCACAGCCATTCCCACGGGAAAAGGATTTTGCCATTTGCCAGTCCTGACACTAGCCACAAATCAATATATCTTCCTGAATAATGGcaatactagtacaggtataggacccgttatccagaatgctagggaccaagggtattctgtataagggttctttctgtaatttggatctccataccttaagtctactaaaaaatcaataaaacattaattaaacccaataggattgttttgcatccaataaggattaattataccttagttgggattaattacaaggtactgttttattactacagagaaaaaggaaatcagttttaaaattctgaattatttgattaaaatggagtctatgggagacgggctttccgtaattcagagctttctggataacgggtttccggataagggatcccatacctgtaacagctTTCTTCATTAGAAAATACACACATTAGAAGTGGCCAAAGGGTCAGGattatgatattatatataaaatattatatatatatatatatggccagaTTTAACACttgtattttctaataaataaagaAAGCCCTCACTTTAAAGAAATGAGTGAAAGTGGCACTCTTTGGCTAAAAGCTTAATCACTATATACTGCCAGCATAGATATTCCCTTGGGAATGTATGGATCTATTTGGAGATACTTGCTCCCCATGATGTGGACCTTAGCTccccactggggcagagactgatttGGGTGCTGTATAATctctgctataaaaataaaagggaaggGGACAGCATACTGACAAGCTCTGGCTAAAATGCTCTTGGAGGTTACATATGGTCACATCTTGGTTGGGATGTACCACAGTGGGCTTGGAGCAGGGGGGTTAAAGCTAAGCCTCGCTGCATCCTGTGGCATATGCATAACTTTCCCTGTGCCAGGAGCCATGTTTTTTGCTGAAGAGGGTGACGATTGCTCCACATGTACCCAATGGAAGGGCAATGGAGTCACAGAGCCAATTGTACTGCACTTTCCCCTTAACTGGTTTTAATAGCAAGATCATATACTGTAAGGAATGGCCCAATAGAGGAAAAGGAAAATCCAGCAGCCTGGCAAGGGCAACTCATCCCATGCatcaataaacaaaacaaatataaaataaatctatCAACTGGAAAAGCTAAAAAGGTTCCACGAGAGCGACATTAGCAAATACTGTCACAGAAGCATTTCTAGTGGGGGATTCATGGGGGAAATAGTCTTTTTGCAGTGCACACCTTACAACACTACAGAATTACAAGGCAGTTGTGTCAGGAATTCCCATAGAGGAACATAAAGTCAGTTCAATAAATAAGAGACAGTCTATACAATGCTTCCAAGTGAGCGCCGGTAACCGCACGTGAGCTACACAGGcctacttataataataataataattatatatatatatacttcataAAGTGGATTGGAAAAGGTCGCGTTTCATTATAAACTATATTGCCCAGTCATAAAGGAGTTTGATTTAACCCCTTCGCTGCTGACCGGACCTGGAACTCATCGTATATATGGGAGGCATGCATAGCAATGAGTTGCAGGGTCCCGCGGCAGCGCAGAAGTTACACACCATGGGCTACAACAACGTGACACACAGTGTCACAGACATAGCAGTGAAAATGCGTTGCTGCAACTATTctacacaatacattttttttcctttatataagtagtttttttccttaaatatatatatttacatgtattttcctcaggttttttttttttttttttttttaaatacaatcaagaaaaaaaagatacaatttgTATCAACAAACAAAGGTCATTTCTGGTTACATGAGGTGGATAGTTTGGCTGCCCTCATCACTGCGTATTGAGGAAAGGCGCTGGGTGAGAGGGGTATGAGGCTGTCACACTGGGGGTCATGTAAGGAGTCCGGTTAgttcatatatattattattataataatataatgtacatTTATTGGCTGTGGCTGAGAATTTACACGGGATTGTGGGAAAGCCAAGCCCATGGAGGGTCAGTTCTGTTCCACTGTCAATGAAATAATGACTTGGGACAGAGCGAAAATCAAATACATATTCACATTAGAGTATTTATAGTCCAGTGCATGAAATAGGACTACACTAAAGGCAAAATATTACTATAGGCCGtgattttaatttgatttttgttCTTGGTAGGACTGCAATCATTGAGACTTTGTAGCACAAATTGTGTTACTTGAGGGCCCGCACTCTCCCCCCTTAGACGCCTCCTTGTATAAGCGCAGTGCAAGGGCAGCCGAGCACCCATCCCCAGAAGGCCAGAGAAAACCCTGACGGCAGCCAGACGTTCCATTTGTTTCAGATTCAGAAACATTTAGGCAGTTTATCACCTTCTCATGAAGAAACAAAAGGGCTCTCAGTGTGGCCCTTCTACACtttcatgaaaaaaaacccacagaccTGAAGCCGTGAAAAGCCCAAGGCTTGGTTGGACCAGCTTGGACGCAGCTTCAAAATTTCATATTATTATACAGCAGATTTCTTATaaaataaagtcagatttttagCAACCTTAGATAAGCAGAAACCAAGCAAGAAAGTGCCTAGACAGGCAAAGTTATCTGCTGTAGTACTCTTGTGCATTATATACAGCTATGTACATAGAAGAGTCCATAATGGGGACAGGGGGGCAGAAAAGTGCAATTTATAAGCAATCCTTTGCTACGGGGAGGGATAAAGCCTGTGGCTATTAATTCAGAGCTTGAAAGTAGGGTTGGTTGCCCTGAAGCACTGGCAACAGTGGATGTAAGCCATTGCTGTCCCATGCATAGAGCAACAAGTATTTGTCTGCTCAATCTGAATTATTTTTATGATCAAAtgattccagctttcaaacccacattatattatataatatctaACCAAATACCTAATGGGTATTGACATGCTAAGTAGTGAGTGTTCCGCTATTTTGTAATGCTTTCCCACCACAAAATGGGGAGTACTTGAATAGAACTCAAGCTATATGAACCAGTGTACTTGGACCCAAGTAAAAGACCTGATCCAAGGCCACCCAAGTGTTGCAGAATGacaaaacacaaaatgttttGACCATGTTTAGCGGTTGGTGAATGCTGGGTGCTGAAATTCAATAACCAGGGTTGTTAAGGCAGAATAGGCCACAAATCAGTTGTTCAGTTTGGGGCAGAACTCTAgagcaaaggtggccatacctgtTACAACAACCTGAaccgtcagatatgcaggtagaaacactAGAATTCGGCCTCTaacaattcagcattaacgtaCAGCCATCAACATTTTCAGACCTGTCCAATCGATGAgaccaaggcttttgccaatatcggtccccTCCTCAACCCACCATACAGGCACCGAATATcacacaaaaccttgtttcatacgataatattggtgcatgtatggacACCTTGTGATTGGTTTGTCCCCTTGTTTCAAGTTTATACAGCTTATGCTATTAACTTCCTGTCACAGCATGaagcttaaaaaataaatattctctAATTACATTGAGGTTCAAAGTAGTAAAATGAAGCTTGAAAGGAGTAGAAACTGAGAGAAGAGGGGAATGTTAAAAAACAGACTGAAATgtctggaaagatgtagaaatgtaaataaattaaggggggggggcactctgtGGCTTCCAGCAACAGAGAGGACCTTATTTACAGTAAAGATAACTGgtagtaaatattatatatatgtatatatacacacacatatgtatgtatgtatgtatgcacacaTACATTTATACTGATCCCACACTGCAAATACATACGAATGCATGCATTCAAATTGCTAACAATATGAACAGTTTCGCACATAGCTTGAACCTTAACATAACAGAATGCAAGCAGACTGTGCAGTAGTAAGTTGCTGTTACCTCCAGCATGTGAGGGATTAAAACATCCCTTCCATCTTCTGTATTCAGAATGGAAAGGAGTAGAACTTCCCTCCCGTGACACAACTGTGGCACAACTTGTTGTACAGGCTTAGCATGGAAAAATTACTAGGCCAGAAAATATGCACTCCGTCAGGAATGCCGTAAAACCCCCTAATCTCAgctttaaaaagaataaataaaagtttGTATGTGTTCATGAGGTCTTAAAGCAGTGGCACAGAACTGCCCAACGTGACTTCTACACATGTAGTAGAATGAATTCAGGTTTCAATACTGTTGCCCACTGCTGACTAGCAATGATGGTGACCTGATCTTAACCGTGAAACTATAACAGCTGCCAGTTGTTGGGCGTCTATCATATGTGGGTTCTTCTCCATAACAGAGAGGACAATGCCTGGTGGGAAGATGTTGCAAAGGTTCTTGTAGGTCTGATATTGATGCTCTGGAATGATGTGTTGATCTCTGACTTCCCCtgacattggtggccagtggggaGATTGCCAGAGCTGCTCCATTTTCTCAGGCATGCTCCTCACCATGACTGGTTCATAGCAGGGCTGCATCAGGTTGTTGCTCAGTGGGTATGAATGGTAGCTGTATGAATCTGTGGGACACGGTAATGGGTCCCAGCTGGCATGCTGCTCCCGACACAGTGGGGGTCTCCTTTGCCTCATGGGGTTGCTCTCATAGAGGCGAGAATCTGATATACTATCCATTCGGGTCATAACCAATGCCCTACCTGGCTGAGCATTGGCACCAGCATGCATGTTCTCCTGCACTGGGTAATCTCCTGGGCAGCTGGATCGTGCCCCAATGAGTGGATGTTGAATATGAAGGGCTAAATGAGAAGAGGATTGTTTCCGTGAAGCTTGCATTGGCTCCTCTTGCCCATAGCTCTGAACTCTGGTTAAGGCTTCATGATAACCATGAACAAATGGCTGCAGGCGGCTTTGTGGTGGTGGCCTTGCAGGCTTCATGTTATCTTCAAGGCCTGGGTCAGATATACCTAGATATAGGTCACTGTAAGAGGAGTAGGAGTCACTGCTATTGTGGCTCATGCAGCTTTCTGGGCAAGGGCTAGAATTCCTGGAGAAACCTGCTCGTTCTTGTTCTGGCGGGTAATATTCTGAGCTGGGCATGCTGCTAATACTCAGGTTGGAAAAATCACTGAGCATGGAGTAATATCCATGGTCTCCTAGAGACTCATATTTTGGGTACTCTTCTGTATAGCTCACAGAGTTGCCATGACTGTTGGTCACCAAGATAGGAGGATAATGAACACTGCCCATGTGCTCCAGAGATGACTTCTGGTGGGAGAACTGCGATGATccaggtacagggctgctggccGATCGGGTATTCAGAGCACTAACAGCATGGCTCTTGGAAGGGGGAAGGGTTGGGACACTCAGAGCTGAAACCAAGGATGGCACAGAATTGGCTTCGGATTTGCGAGCTGCCGAGAGCCTCTGCTCTGGTTCCACGGCTGCAGAACGGATGCTAGGGTCTGACTGCCTCTTGGGGGCAATACGCTTTGTCTCCATGATCCCATCTCCCTTTATGCTGGATGGCACTGTTCCACATTTCATCAGAGCGCCTTCACTCATAGTCTTCACAGCCGACAGCTTTGCACTTATCCTCAGCTCATCGGCCACTGAGCGCAAAGGCTGGTTCACGCGCTCAGGATGGTAGTATTTACACTTGTGCCCATATGTGCATTTCTTACCTGAAATACAAATTGGAGAAATTAATAGCTTACCTGCCGATTAATGACTCACCCACAATATTTTCTCAAATGATAAAGCAAACTCACTATTTTTTGCTTTAAAGTAACTGTAATGTATAAAGAGCTTCAGTGCTTCCATAcacagcaggcccggactgggattcaaaataggccctggcattttaaggaCTCAGAGATTCAATCAGCCCCCCACCAgcgcaataaatagtgagtgtctatggcatcttacagcagcccctctggcatttgccagaacacacagattgccagcctgggcctgatGTGCAGCAATGTGCCTTTAAGCTACAgaaacatgtaaacattaataaaGGAAATTAACATGGATTGGTACTGCCTTAATTAGCATCAAGTATAAGGGGACAAAATTAATACTTGCATAAACTTTACAATAtttagggctttctggataacagatcccatactatCGCATAATGTAATGCCATATAAAGCAATACATCAAGGCAATGTATCATAGAGAGATAAAAGTAGAATTCTCGTTTATGGCTCTGAGACACACATACTCAGGGTTAACCTGCCAGAGAACCAGAGGGTCTCCATCAGTCCTTTCCTATTACCGCCTCTACATTTAGTAGTGTCTAAATCCAGTTTATGAGGGTTCTCTCTCTAACGGAGAACCTGATATAGAAGACCACTCCAAAACACAAAACTAGTAGAAGGACATTTTCTGTGTACCTAAATACAATCACAAATAAAGCTGAAATCTGCTTTACTGCATTTACTTATTGTTTACTTATTGTTACTCATGTTTCACTTACCATAAGGGCAGGGCTGCTTTTTATGCTCAGGGATCACAGGCTTTTTTCGCAGGAAATTCTCCAAACTGGGGCCGTGCCTTCCCAAAGGATCATCTGGAGGCATAAACCTATAGATACATTAGATGTGGTTATAGTGGCTTTtggattttcttttaaataaccTCTTACTCCTCTGGCCACCAATAGCTTGGGGACAGCCTCTTTGTGCATGTCCAGGAGAGGTTATCGCATCAATCATGCTGGGCTGGGAGCGATAAGCCTTTGAAGGATCTCCCTCAAGTCTAGCATGACATACATAATGCTCCTCCACCTGCACAGCAAAGTTCTAGGGTGCCAGAGCCAAAAGGTATTTATGGCCTAGGGATGAGAAATTAAATTCAAAAAACGAACACTGCCTGTCATATATAAGGATACTGACCTAGGACCATCGCCATATGAGcatgtcagcatcactttaaagCTCTGCCTCTAATATCTAACATTATTTACGACTAAAAAAGTTGTCAAATGTGAGAGGAATACATACTTGTCATTGACAAATGAGTACATAAGGAGGCGCTCTTCTATGAATTTCTTCCACTCTGGTTTCTCATTCTGGAGGTCGCGATAGTTGTCATTGGATACAATGATTCCATCACAATCGAACGCCAGCTTTACTATAAATCGATCATCATAACACACTACTCTCCTGCCCTGCACCCTGCGGGAAGGTGTAAATACCAAGATCTTCTCCTTCTCCAATTTCCGTAAAATCTCCTGCTCTGTGAAAAATAAGAGAAGGCCTGTGTTCaaattttaaagggacagtacacacctttgctaaaaatgaacacaatataTATGACTTGagttacattctgcctattgttttcatttaaaaaaaaaatcctattttttgccattacaAAGCACTCATTTGAAAACTGGGCTATTTTCATTGACCTTAGCCCCCCACCACCTTTATAAACCCCTCCTTTCTCTAGGCTGCAGCCATTCAGCAACTCATtatcagaggcttctcagtgggaTGGTAATTAGTTTTAacagctcctttgaagttcttCAGGATCAGGAAGTGCTcaagttaaacaagcttcacaTTCTTGTCTAGAGCCAGAAATAACAACgcacacaatttaaaaaataggcaaaaattaAGCCCTATTCACTAAGTTCaggttgaaaaggggtgtatactatCCCTTTAACACAAACATACACATTCAGTGGATTTCTTTCTTTCCCTTAGTGGGCTAGTGGAAATTTTGCATTGGCTAGCAAGGGAAGGAAGGCCAGTGACACATGTTATGCTAAATCTAAGGGCGGTTCTATTGTAACCCAAATCATAATGAGAAGCCTATAAGTGTTTTGCCTTTATGATCCCATTTCACAAAAGTAACACTGTCTCACCTAGAGAAATAACAACAAATTGCTATGTCATGTATAAAGAACTTTGCTACATACAGGCAATCTTCCCAGAAACATTATAGTAGCTTTAAGGAATCTACATGAGGCCATGGCTTTCCAATCATTAATAGCTATGTAGATGGTCTGGCCCACAGTAGGATATCTAAATATTATTAAACTATGTGGCCAGTTGCAGAATGATTTTGACACAGTGGTTTATGAGGCTTGGAGCCAGTCTATTGTGGATATATACAAACACTTGAAGGGATCGCTAGCATTAAGAAATAAGAGGCATATAATTAGAGGAACAGGTAAAATAAGGAAATCTAATTGTGTAAAAGTGGTCAGTGATGCGAAGACACCTTAAATATAGGGGAGAGATCTGCAATGTCTtctataaagaaataataatggAAGAAATTGTGGTTCAGAGAAAGGTGACCATTGAAATGAAATGAATGGATGGTCTGATATAAAATACAATGGACGCCATCCACTGATACTAATGGATTTGAGGTCAAAAGAACAACTTGGCTAAATACGTTTCTAGGGCAGTGCAGATAACAAACGTGCATCAGGGGCTTTCTTTTCTTCAGTAATGTGTAGGTTATATGTAAATGGAAACTCTCTCTTATATAATAGACaacagccatgaatatcctgtgcttagtgatgtcatcagttataatcagtgcttagtgatatcatttctgtcacttgactcactgaaacttgtgtattataataaataatgtacattattgggacccgttatccagaatgctcggcacctggggttttctgggtaagggatctttctgtaattcggatcccctaccttaagtctgctaataaaattattgaaacagtaattaaacccaataggattgttttggctccaataaggatgaattataccttagttgtgatcaagtacaaggtactgttttattattagagagaaaaaggaaaccatctttaaaaatgtgaattatttgattaaaatggagcctatggcagaaggcctttccgtaattcggaactttctggataatgggtttccagataaggggtccgatacctgtaccacctattataaaat from Xenopus tropicalis strain Nigerian chromosome 8, UCB_Xtro_10.0, whole genome shotgun sequence encodes:
- the zc3h12b gene encoding probable ribonuclease ZC3H12B; the encoded protein is MTAWSMVKKLEMEKRPSKERAAAKEMEYSQDLGDCSGESDEWTSSESEAEQQIGRIGLGGYGNTLFKEVDISSKPHRQLCRSPCLDRPSFSQSSIQAPIDNQIKLEEAKSNLDREYQAKMDFALKLGYTGEQIQAVLNKLGAEALINDILAELVRLGNKGESETQSSGSGSSGILVPRGPCTKEIASPELSLEDEILDNTENLRPIVIDGSNVAMSHGNKEVFSCRGIQLAVEWFLEKGHKDITVFVPAWRKEQSRPDAPITEQEILRKLEKEKILVFTPSRRVQGRRVVCYDDRFIVKLAFDCDGIIVSNDNYRDLQNEKPEWKKFIEERLLMYSFVNDKFMPPDDPLGRHGPSLENFLRKKPVIPEHKKQPCPYGKKCTYGHKCKYYHPERVNQPLRSVADELRISAKLSAVKTMSEGALMKCGTVPSSIKGDGIMETKRIAPKRQSDPSIRSAAVEPEQRLSAARKSEANSVPSLVSALSVPTLPPSKSHAVSALNTRSASSPVPGSSQFSHQKSSLEHMGSVHYPPILVTNSHGNSVSYTEEYPKYESLGDHGYYSMLSDFSNLSISSMPSSEYYPPEQERAGFSRNSSPCPESCMSHNSSDSYSSYSDLYLGISDPGLEDNMKPARPPPQSRLQPFVHGYHEALTRVQSYGQEEPMQASRKQSSSHLALHIQHPLIGARSSCPGDYPVQENMHAGANAQPGRALVMTRMDSISDSRLYESNPMRQRRPPLCREQHASWDPLPCPTDSYSYHSYPLSNNLMQPCYEPVMVRSMPEKMEQLWQSPHWPPMSGEVRDQHIIPEHQYQTYKNLCNIFPPGIVLSVMEKNPHMIDAQQLAAVIVSRLRSGHHHC